Genomic DNA from Salinibacter pepae:
GCGAGACTCGACGGCCGCCTTGGCCGTGAGGAGCGACCGGTAGGCCTCCTCCACCTCGAACCGCACGAGCTGCTCGGCCGCGGTGCGCTGGTACTGCACCGCGTCGAGCTCCGCCTCCGCCTGCTCCACCCGGGCCCGCGTCTGTCCGAAGTTGAGGTTCTGCTGAATGCCGATGCCGCTGCGCGTGCCCGTCCCCATGAACGAGTCGCCCACGAAGGCATTGTCGGGGTTCGGTCGCTCCGGGAGGGTGATGCTCTGGGACAGGGTGGCCTGCAGGCCGATCGTGGGGTAGTAGTCGGACCGGGCCACGTCCACGAGCGCCCGGCGCGCCTCCACGCCCGCCGCGGCCTGCTCCACCTCCGGGCGGTTCTGCAGGGCCCGCCCGATGTAGTAGTCGAGCGAGTCGGGGTGGATGGCGAACGAGAGGGGCTGCAGCTCGTCGGCAGCCGGCTCCACCCACATCCGATCCGACAGGAAGAGCTGGCGCCGCAGGGCCGAGCGGGCCGTCTTCTGATTCTGCTCGATCTCGACGATGCGACGCTTGGTTTCCTCCTCGGTCAGGCGCGTCTGGAAGAGGTCCGACTGGCTCACGCCCTCGTCGCCCTCGTCGAGCAGGCGGTTGATCTCCCGCTTCGCCCGGTCGATGACCTCCTGGGTCCGGTCGGCGAGGCGGTCGAGGGCCTCCGTGAGAATCAGCCCGTAGTAGGTTTCGCCGGCCCGGACCGCCACCTCCAGGGCCTTCTGCTCCACGCGGGCGGCCTCCACGTCGACCCC
This window encodes:
- a CDS encoding TolC family protein encodes the protein MTASSFARLLGAVALAGLLSGAGPAAAQTAPPAPMDTVEVGLTETVVRALEESPEVDRRQAQKQFATARSEEARANRFLTDVSLSTAHSFAPGLDNVPDGVSGDRLYLQPGVTNDWSPRALRPFSRFEIAVQQPLWTWGELSGSIEAARRGVDVEAARVEQKALEVAVRAGETYYGLILTEALDRLADRTQEVIDRAKREINRLLDEGDEGVSQSDLFQTRLTEEETKRRIVEIEQNQKTARSALRRQLFLSDRMWVEPAADELQPLSFAIHPDSLDYYIGRALQNRPEVEQAAAGVEARRALVDVARSDYYPTIGLQATLSQSITLPERPNPDNAFVGDSFMGTGTRSGIGIQQNLNFGQTRARVEQAEAELDAVQYQRTAAEQLVRFEVEEAYRSLLTAKAAVESRDRSTTIAGEWLRTEQVNFDLDLGNTEDLVKAVRADLQAQAEYLRAVRRYNVAVLDLLRATGTLADRAQSGTLLETRDEQE